The following coding sequences lie in one Panicum virgatum strain AP13 chromosome 6N, P.virgatum_v5, whole genome shotgun sequence genomic window:
- the LOC120677243 gene encoding uncharacterized protein LOC120677243 encodes MARVLPSMKDPPPGRRFGRIIYLDCSMWESKRAMQRKLAEELKLDRKTMAMFEEQDEEDDFYGADRASRGVIRNVAAVIDQTLRGSRFMVIFINGSDDEIVLGPFGVSDYHDHVVIWTFTSRTYAEKIRHTKIRLDSWWSLSHLTSPELSALLHEEAATLACLRGIDPTMALDCLFYRSFLKESRDITYQFIVREHDPSSIWICDGFIQGDRAREISKALEIDDDRYLQAEYIINDLSENIRTPYLIVQDADELLDAYEKRPYRWIAIKLKNNITSKNKKVQEDLQTTLAGASSIILGSGCSDESPHVLLPNDLFKQCNNLCMLILSRCSLSFVSPPFSQCHTLRYLGLDHCTDDGTSSQLEGEEDHITKWACLYSLLVLDLYYTEWGEILSEEKIELMANLAELNIEGVWCWQWICQLEKRLPYLQRLRIIKPPVRLAQTSPTDIISNSLIDKTELEVLDLSSNIDMENLPTSLSKASKLQELILDGCVGLEKVVLANPSLKSFSFDCSKHHVDDADKKYVKISKISLEGCTQLEKLILCGLPNLVELYLSRCPIKILDLKPW; translated from the coding sequence ATGGCACGAGTGCTTCCATCCATGAAAGATCCTCCTCCAGGACGTCGCTTTGGCAGAATAATTTATCTAGATTGCTCAATGTGGGAAAGTAAAAGGGCGATGCAGAGAAAACTTGCTGAGGAGCTAAAACTGGACCGTAAGACCATGGCCATGTTTGAGGAGCAGGACGAGGAGGATGACTTTTATGGAGCGGACCGTGCCTCTAGGGGTGTGATACGAAATGTGGCAGCAGTGATTGACCAAACCCTGAGAGGGAGTAGATTTATGGTCATCTTTATTAACGGGAGTGATGATGAGATCGTCCTAGGTCCATTTGGGGTTTCAGACTATCATGACCACGTAGTAATATGGACTTTCACATCTAGAACTTATGCAGAGAAGATAAGACACACGAAAATTAGGCTTGATTCCTGGTGGAGTTTATCACATTTAACAAGTCCAGAGCTTAGTGCTCTGTTGCATGAAGAGGCTGCTACCTTAGCATGTTTGCGGGGCATCGATCCAACAATGGCCTTAGATTGTTTATTCTACAGGTCATTCCTGAAGGAGAGTCGTGATATCACCTATCAATTTATTGTGAGAGAACATGATCCCTCAAGCATCTGGATATGTGACGGGTTCATTCAGGGGGACAGAGCAAGGGAGATTAGTAAGGCATTAGAAATTGATGATGATAGGTATCTGCAGGCTGAGTATATTATTAATGATTTGTCTGAAAACATAAGGACCCCTTACCTAATTGTCCAAGATGCTGATGAGTTACTTGATGCATATGAAAAGAGACCTTACCGTTGGATTGCTATCAAATTGAAGAATAATATCACCTCAAAGAATAAGAAGGTACAAGAAGATCTGCAGACGACACTGGCAGGGGCATCATCAATCATCCTAGGATCTGGATGCTCTGATGAAAGCCCACATGTTTTATTACCAAATGACTTGTTTAAACAGTGCAATAACCTTTGCATGTTGATCCTATCCCGTTGCTCCTTGAGCTTTGTATCACCCCCTTTCTCCCAATGCCACACATTGAGATACCTTGGGTTGGACCACTGCACAGACGATGGTACTAGTAGTCAACTTGAAGGAGAAGAGGACCATATCACCAAATGGGCATGTTTGTATAGCCTGTTGGTGCTTGACCTATATTACACAGAATGGGGTGAGATCTTATCCGAGGAGAAGATAGAGCTTATGGCTAACCTCGCAGAGCTAAATATAGAGGGAGTTTGGTGCTGGCAGTGGATATGTCAACTAGAGAAGAGATTACCTTACCTTCAAAGGCTCCGAATAATCAAGCCACCGGTGCGTCTGGCACAGACATCACCAACAGACATCATCAGCAACTCACTGATAGACAAGACAGAGCTGGAAGTACTTGACTTGTCTAGTAACATTGACATGGAAAATCTACCGACAAGCCTATCAAAAGCAAGCAAGCTACAGGAGCTTATTCTTGATGGTTGTGTTGGGCTAGAAAAAGTTGTGCTTGCTAACCCCTCTCTCAAGTCATTCAGTTTTGACTGCTCCAAACATCATGTAGATGATGCGGATAAGAAATATGTGAAAATCTCCAAGATATCCCTAGAAGGTTGCACACAGTTGGAGAAATTGATCTTGTGTGGGCTGCCCAATCTCGTGGAGCTATACCTTTCGAGGTGTCCAATCAAGATACTTGATTTGAAACCATGGTGA
- the LOC120679569 gene encoding uncharacterized acetyltransferase At3g50280-like, with product MLLAILSYQSKFAWTIEAAASDIFAYQTRGRHHSFSASSTGRAMEGSTAGHVQIVSTRVVRPDAATSPDGVPSEPETIHLTPWDLRLMTVDYIQKGVLLPKPQTGAEAAQLVDGLASSFERALGRFYPLAGRLAVADEATDGEPAPGIVVSLCCNGEGAEFVHAVAPEVTVSDITTPVYIPPVVWALFPLSGVLGAEVSRPVLAAQVTELADGVFVAMSLNHGVADGTTFWHLFNTWSEMSRSGGDAGCELSTPPPVLDRWFPDRCPVPIRLPFGKLEDIIRRPVYLPVRERFFVFSSESVKALKAKANAEMAGTATATISSLQSLLAHVWRAACRARELVPERETTYSLLVGCRGRVRGVPQGYMGNAVTLAVAKSTAGDVAGRGLGWAAWLLNRAVASFDEGTVRGELERWPQDPRLVYMELPREDGAAGVVTGSSPRFDVYGNDFGWGRPVAVRSGAGNKMDGKVTVFEGRGGAGSLALEVCLSARALARLVADEEFMEAVSAGAAA from the coding sequence ATGCTTCTAGCCATTCTATCATATCAGTCCAAATTTGCTTGGACAATTGAAGCAGCAGCGTCAGATATATTTGCCTACCAGACCAGAGGCAGGCACCATTCATTCAGTGCTTCAAGCACGGGCCGAGCCATGGAAGGCTCCACCGCCGGGCATGTCCAGATCGTGTCCACGCGTGTCGTCCGGCCAGATGCGGCGACCTCGCCAGACGGCGTGCCGTCGGAGCCGGAGACCATACACCTGACGCCGTGGGATCTCCGCTTGATGACGGTGGACTACATCCAGAAGGGAGTCCTCCTTCCCAAGCCCCAGACAGGAGCGGAAGCAGCGCAGCTCGTGGACGGCCTCGCTTCGTCGTTCGAGCGCGCCCTCGGCCGCTTCTACCCGCTGGCCGGCCgtctcgccgtcgccgacgaggCCACCGACGGCGAGCCCGCTCCGGGCATCGTCGTCTCGCTGTGCTGCAACGGCGAGGGCGCCGAGTTCGTCCACGCGGTGGCGCCTGAGGTCACCGTCAGCGACATCACGACACCGGTGTACATCCCGCCGGTGGTGTGGGCGCTCTTCCCGCTGAGCGGGGTGCTTGGCGCCGAAGTGTCCCGCCCGGTTCTGGCGGCGCAGGTTACGGAGCTCGCCGACGGCGTCTTCGTCGCCATGTCGCTGAACCATGGCGTCGCCGACGGGACCACGTTCTGGCACTTGTTCAACACCTGGTCGGAGATGagccggagcggcggcgacgccggctgCGAGCTTTCCACGCCACCGCCGGTACTCGACAGGTGGTTCCCGGACAGGTGCCCCGTGCCCATCCGTCTACCCTTCGGCAAGCTGGAGGACATCATCCGGCGGCCCGTGTACCTGCCGGTGCGGGAGCGCTTCTTCGTTTTCTCGTCGGAGAGCGTGAAGGCGCTGAAGGCGAAGGCGAACGCCGAGATGGCCGGCACGGCGACGGCCACCATCTCGTCGCTGCAGTCCCTTCTCGCGCACGTGTGGCGAGCGGCGTGCCGGGCCAGGGAGCTCGTGCCGGAGCGGGAGACGACGTACTCCCTCCTCGTCGGTTGCCGGGGGCGCGTGCGCGGTGTACCGCAGGGCTACATGGGCAACGCCGTgacgctcgccgtcgccaagtCCACGGCCGGCGACGTCGCGGGCAGGGGGCTGGGCTGGGCGGCCTGGCTCCTTAACCGCGCCGTGGCGTCGTTCGACGAGGGGACGGTGAGGGGTGAGCTCGAGCGGTGGCCCCAGGACCCCAGGTTGGTGTACATGGAGCTGCCCAGGGAGGACGGCGCCGCGGGCGTCGTGACGGGGAGCTCGCCGCGGTTCGACGTGTACGGTAACGACTtcgggtggggccggccggtggCCGTCCGCAGCGGCGCCGGGAACAAGATGGACGGGAAGGTGACGGTGTtcgaggggcgcggcggcgcgggaagcTTGGCGCTGGAGGTGTGCCTGTCGGCCAGGGCGCTGGCCAGGCTCGTCGCCGacgaggagttcatggaggccgtgagtgccggcgccgccgcgtga